One genomic segment of Danio aesculapii chromosome 15, fDanAes4.1, whole genome shotgun sequence includes these proteins:
- the bbc3 gene encoding bcl-2-binding component 3 produces MARPEMESRVDDHNSGTPNSCRMEVLRQDAWPNGSIIQSCHRHRTIATQTSTLSAPQPHIPSHDAFSSDSVQQQDSLLRDNTGTEQEVSRPLPLPDLLADNQSSSEESTSSNSSTAEDDPTLEEQAVERVAVQLRTIGDEMNAVFLQRNAVPHWQNWRGLYRGLMALVSDTINALYQHGLR; encoded by the exons ATGGCCCGACCAGAGATGGAAAGCAGGGTGGACGATCATAACTCTGGCACACCGAACAGCTGCAGGATGGAGGTGTTGCGTCAGGACGCATGGCCGAACGGCAGCATTATCCAGTCCTGCCACCGACACCGAACCATTGCCACTCAAACCAGCACTCTCTCTGCACCACAACCCCACATCCCCTCACATGATGCCTTCAGCTCGGACAGCGTCCAGCAGCAGGACAGTCTACTCAGGGACAATACAG GAACAGAACAGGAAGTGTCCAGGCCTCTTCCTCTGCCAGATCTGCTAGCAGACAACCAGAGCTCCTCAGAGGAGTCCACGTCCAGCAACAGCTCGACCGCTGAGGACGACCCCACACTGGAGGAGCAGGCTGTGGAGAGGGTGGCCGTACAACTGAGGACTATCGGGGACGAGATGAACGCTGTTTTCCTTCAGAGG AATGCCGTCCCACACTGGCAGAACTGGAGAGGCCTGTACCGGGGGCTCATGGCGCTGGTCTCGGACACCATCAATGCCCTCTACCAGCACGGCCTCAGATGA